From Coturnix japonica isolate 7356 chromosome 1, Coturnix japonica 2.1, whole genome shotgun sequence, the proteins below share one genomic window:
- the DCLRE1C gene encoding protein artemis isoform X1 — protein MSRFGGRLREYPHLSIDRFDRDNLRSRAYFLSHCHKDHMKGLRAPTLRRRLQSSLKVKLYCSPVTKELLLTNQKYKFWENHVVALEVETPTQISLVDETTGEVEDIEVTLLPAGHCPGSVMFLFQGENGTVLYTGDFRLAKGEAARMELLHSGTRVKDIQSVYLDTTFCDPKFYHIPSREECLNGILELVRSWTALSRYHVVWLNCKAAYGYEYLFINLSEELGIKVHVNKLDMFKNMPEILYHITTDRYTQIHACRHPKDDDYIRGNRLPCGITCQNGNPLHVISIKPSTMWFGERIKKTNVIVRTGESTYRACFSFHSSYSEIMDFLSYICPVNVYPNVLPVGGSEEKVMETLQPLCRSYKRNTEPMYKPLGALKRACKRNLSDTDEDELFDTELTSTRPKIAKYPGEGSKPSQTAQPENAERNINESTESYRANTTYTSIKVDFVDCEESNDDDDDDDDDKDDDAEKNTAQVLCHDEPDANSTASCNGTPGNQQESNADIPSWDMFFKCNKADESSENEDNFPSSADAGGSQSLFSDSDGVSDSTHISSQNSSQSTHISEQGSQGWDSQMDTVLITSQERNAADFSCFSRGGSRTALLLHETPKDSQADDSRWKPLGQNPSCASDGICDLKSEGCEKDAEAGTAQDLLVELSDSSRTPDLELKRDSQSSSDFEIPLTPDAEIPPRDKLHYFYKKLAAGESIVRKNSPEKR, from the exons ATGAGCCGGTTTGGGGGCCGGCTCCGTGAGTACCCGCACTTGTCCATAGACCGCTTCGATCGCGACAACCTGCGCTCACGGGCTTATTTCTTGTCGCACTGCCACAAGG atcacATGAAGGGGCTGAGGGCGCCCACCCTgaggaggaggctgcagagcag CTTGAAAGTGAAATTATATTGCTCTCCAGTTACTAAGGAATTGCTGTTGACAAACCAGAAATATAAGTTTTGGGAGAATCATGta GTTGCACTGGAAGTCGAAACTCCTACTCAGATTTCTTTAGTGGATGAAACAACTGGTGAA GTAGAAGATATAGAGGTGACACTTCTACCAGCTGGCCACTGTCCGGGATCAGTCAT GTTTCTGTTTCAAGGTGAAAATGGCACTGTGCTGTATACAGGGGATTTCAGGCTTGCAAAAGGAGAAGCAGCCAGAATGGAGCTCTTGCATTCAGGGACCAG AGTCAAAGACATCCAGAGTGTTTATTTGGACACCACTTTTTGTGATCCTAAATTTTATCATATACCAAGCAGG GAGGAGTGTTTGAATGGGATCTTAGAGTTAGTGCGAAGCTGGACGGCTCTCAGTCGCTATCATGTTGTGTGGTTGAATTGCAAAGCTGCTTATGGATATGAATATTTATTCATAAACCTCAGCGAGGAGCTTGGAATCAAG GTGCATGTGAATAAGCTTGATATGTTCAAAAATATGCCAGAAATCCTCTACCATATAACTACAGACCGGTACACTCAGATCCATGCCTGTCGACATCCTAAG GACGATGACTACATTCGAGGGAACAGACTGCCATGTGGAATCACTTGCCAAAATGGGAATCCCTTGCATGTTATTAGCATCAAACCTTCCACTATGTGGTTTGGAGAAAGGATCAAGAAAACCAATGTAATAGTGAG gaCTGGAGAGAGTACATACAGAGCTTGTTTCTCCTTCCACTCTTCATACAGTGAG ATTATGGATTTTTTGAGCTATATCTGTCCTGTGAACGTGTATCCCAACGTGCTGCCAGTGGGTGGGTCAGAAGAGAAAGTTATGGAAAC ATTACAGCCGTTATGCAGATCATAcaagagaaacacagaaccCATGTACAAGCCCTTAGGAGCACTGAAGAGAGCCTGCAAAAGAAACTTATCTGATACGG ATGAAGATGAGCTCTTTGATACAGAACTAACCTCCACAAGGCCTAAGATTGCTAAGTATCCTGGAGAAGGAAGTAAGCCATCCCAAACTGCACAgcctgaaaatgctgaaagaaacatAAACGAGAGCACGGAAAGCTACAGAGCAAACACAACTTACACCTCTATCAAGGTAGACTTTGTGGACTGTGAGGAGTCAAATGATGATGACGACGACGATGATGATGACAAAGATGATGAtgctgaaaaaaacacagctcagGTTCTTTGCCATGATGAGCCAGATGCCAATTCCACAGCAAGCTGCAATGGAACACCTGGCAACCAACAGGAGTCTAATGCTGATATCCCTAGCTGGGATATGTTTTTTAAGTGTAACAAAGCAGACGAAAGCTCTGAAAATGAGGACAACTTCCCATCTTCGGCAGATGCTGGTGGGTCCCAGTCACTCTTCAGTGATTCGGATGGAGTGAGTGACTCAACTCACATCTCCTCCCAGAATTCTTCTCAGTCAACACACATATCAGAACAAGGGAGCCAGGGCTGGGATAGCCAAATGGACACAGTTCTCATTACCTCCCAAGAGAGAAACGCTGCTGacttcagctgcttcagcagaggcggcagcagaacagctctgctATTGCACGAGACCCCCAAGGATAGTCAAGCTGACGACAGCAGGTGGAAACCACTTGGCCAAAACCCATCCTGTGCTTCTGATGGCATCTGTGACTTGAAAAGCGAAGGCTGCGAGAAAGATGCAGAAGCTGGGACTGCACAAGATCTGCTGGTAGAATTAAGTGACAGTTCCAGGACTCCTGATCTAGAACTGAAGAGGGACTCTCAGAGCTCCTCGGACTTCGAAATTCCCTTAACTCCAGATGCTGAAATACCTCCACGAGATAAACTGCACTACTTCTATAAGAAGCTTGCAGCGGGTGAAAGCATAGTGAGAAAAAACTCTCCCGAAAAGAGGTAG
- the DCLRE1C gene encoding protein artemis isoform X2 — MFLFQGENGTVLYTGDFRLAKGEAARMELLHSGTRVKDIQSVYLDTTFCDPKFYHIPSREECLNGILELVRSWTALSRYHVVWLNCKAAYGYEYLFINLSEELGIKVHVNKLDMFKNMPEILYHITTDRYTQIHACRHPKDDDYIRGNRLPCGITCQNGNPLHVISIKPSTMWFGERIKKTNVIVRTGESTYRACFSFHSSYSEIMDFLSYICPVNVYPNVLPVGGSEEKVMETLQPLCRSYKRNTEPMYKPLGALKRACKRNLSDTDEDELFDTELTSTRPKIAKYPGEGSKPSQTAQPENAERNINESTESYRANTTYTSIKVDFVDCEESNDDDDDDDDDKDDDAEKNTAQVLCHDEPDANSTASCNGTPGNQQESNADIPSWDMFFKCNKADESSENEDNFPSSADAGGSQSLFSDSDGVSDSTHISSQNSSQSTHISEQGSQGWDSQMDTVLITSQERNAADFSCFSRGGSRTALLLHETPKDSQADDSRWKPLGQNPSCASDGICDLKSEGCEKDAEAGTAQDLLVELSDSSRTPDLELKRDSQSSSDFEIPLTPDAEIPPRDKLHYFYKKLAAGESIVRKNSPEKR; from the exons AT GTTTCTGTTTCAAGGTGAAAATGGCACTGTGCTGTATACAGGGGATTTCAGGCTTGCAAAAGGAGAAGCAGCCAGAATGGAGCTCTTGCATTCAGGGACCAG AGTCAAAGACATCCAGAGTGTTTATTTGGACACCACTTTTTGTGATCCTAAATTTTATCATATACCAAGCAGG GAGGAGTGTTTGAATGGGATCTTAGAGTTAGTGCGAAGCTGGACGGCTCTCAGTCGCTATCATGTTGTGTGGTTGAATTGCAAAGCTGCTTATGGATATGAATATTTATTCATAAACCTCAGCGAGGAGCTTGGAATCAAG GTGCATGTGAATAAGCTTGATATGTTCAAAAATATGCCAGAAATCCTCTACCATATAACTACAGACCGGTACACTCAGATCCATGCCTGTCGACATCCTAAG GACGATGACTACATTCGAGGGAACAGACTGCCATGTGGAATCACTTGCCAAAATGGGAATCCCTTGCATGTTATTAGCATCAAACCTTCCACTATGTGGTTTGGAGAAAGGATCAAGAAAACCAATGTAATAGTGAG gaCTGGAGAGAGTACATACAGAGCTTGTTTCTCCTTCCACTCTTCATACAGTGAG ATTATGGATTTTTTGAGCTATATCTGTCCTGTGAACGTGTATCCCAACGTGCTGCCAGTGGGTGGGTCAGAAGAGAAAGTTATGGAAAC ATTACAGCCGTTATGCAGATCATAcaagagaaacacagaaccCATGTACAAGCCCTTAGGAGCACTGAAGAGAGCCTGCAAAAGAAACTTATCTGATACGG ATGAAGATGAGCTCTTTGATACAGAACTAACCTCCACAAGGCCTAAGATTGCTAAGTATCCTGGAGAAGGAAGTAAGCCATCCCAAACTGCACAgcctgaaaatgctgaaagaaacatAAACGAGAGCACGGAAAGCTACAGAGCAAACACAACTTACACCTCTATCAAGGTAGACTTTGTGGACTGTGAGGAGTCAAATGATGATGACGACGACGATGATGATGACAAAGATGATGAtgctgaaaaaaacacagctcagGTTCTTTGCCATGATGAGCCAGATGCCAATTCCACAGCAAGCTGCAATGGAACACCTGGCAACCAACAGGAGTCTAATGCTGATATCCCTAGCTGGGATATGTTTTTTAAGTGTAACAAAGCAGACGAAAGCTCTGAAAATGAGGACAACTTCCCATCTTCGGCAGATGCTGGTGGGTCCCAGTCACTCTTCAGTGATTCGGATGGAGTGAGTGACTCAACTCACATCTCCTCCCAGAATTCTTCTCAGTCAACACACATATCAGAACAAGGGAGCCAGGGCTGGGATAGCCAAATGGACACAGTTCTCATTACCTCCCAAGAGAGAAACGCTGCTGacttcagctgcttcagcagaggcggcagcagaacagctctgctATTGCACGAGACCCCCAAGGATAGTCAAGCTGACGACAGCAGGTGGAAACCACTTGGCCAAAACCCATCCTGTGCTTCTGATGGCATCTGTGACTTGAAAAGCGAAGGCTGCGAGAAAGATGCAGAAGCTGGGACTGCACAAGATCTGCTGGTAGAATTAAGTGACAGTTCCAGGACTCCTGATCTAGAACTGAAGAGGGACTCTCAGAGCTCCTCGGACTTCGAAATTCCCTTAACTCCAGATGCTGAAATACCTCCACGAGATAAACTGCACTACTTCTATAAGAAGCTTGCAGCGGGTGAAAGCATAGTGAGAAAAAACTCTCCCGAAAAGAGGTAG
- the SUV39H2 gene encoding histone-lysine N-methyltransferase SUV39H2 isoform X1, which translates to MEGWRGAWYVPCLASRETLQELCRKENLICKSIGITNKSLKTYEVEYLCDYKVEEGKEYYLVKWKGWPESSNTWEPQKNLKCPKLLENFLSDKDEYLSRMKGGRALKVRNSVKALKPAVADYIVKKAKQRIALQRWKEELNRKKNHRGMILVENTVDLEGPPIDFYYINEYKPAPGINVINGITTGCECSDCPAEKCCPKEAGFILAYNKRRKLKIQPGLPIYECNSFCRCGPDCPNRIVQKGTQYSLCIFRTNNGRGWGVKTLQKINTNSFVMEYVGEVITSEEAERRGQFYDNQGNTYLFDLDYDSDEFTVDAARYGNVSHFVNHSCDPNLQVFNVFIDNLDLRLPRIALFSTRTIKAGEELTFDYQMKGSIDLTSDSADGLSSSRKRIRTVCKCGAVCCRGYLN; encoded by the exons ATGGAGGGCTGGCGAGGAG CTTGGTATGTGCCATGTCTGGCTTCACGTGAGACCCTCCAAGAATTATGTAGGAAGGAAAATCTGATATGTAAATCCATTGGAATCACCAACAAGAGTCTAAAGACTTATGAGGTGGAATATTTGTGTGACTACAAGGTAGAAGAG gGCAAAGAATACTATCTTGTGAAATGGAAAGGATGGCCAGAGTCTTCAAATACTTGGGAACctcagaaaaatctgaaatgccCAAAACTTCTTGAAAACTTTCTTAGTGACAAGGATGAATATTTATCTCGGATGAAAGGAGGCAGAGCCCTGAAAGTGAGAAACAGTGTTAAAGCTTTGAAACCTGCCGTTGCAGATTACATTGTAAAGAAGGCTAAACAAAGAATAGCTctgcagagatggaaagaagaactcaacaggaaaaagaatcatAGAGGAATGATTCTGGTAGAAAACACTGTGGATCTTGAAGGTCCTCCTATAGACTTCTATTACATTAATGAGTATAAACCTGCTCCGggaataaatgtaataaatggaATAACAACTGGCTGTGAATGCTCAGACTGCCCTGCTGAGAAGTGCTGTCCAAAGGaagctggttttattttggcttACAATAAACGAAGGAAGCTGAAAATCCAGCCTGGCTTGCCCATCTATGAATGCAATTCATTTTGCAGGTGTGGCCCTGACTGCCCTAATAGAATAGTACAGAAAGGTACCCAGTATTCTCTTTGCATCTTCAGAACTAACAACGGCCGAGGTTGGGGAGTGAAAACCCTCCAGAAAATTAATACCAACAGTTTTGTGATGGAGTATGTTGGAGAG GTGATTACAAGTGAGGAAGCAGAGAGACGAGGCCAGTTCTATGACAACCAGGGAAATACGTACTTGTTTGACTTGGACTATGACTCAGATGAGTTTACAGTAGATGCAGCTCGATATGGAAACGTGTCCCACTTTGTGAATCACAGT TGTGATCCAAATCTTCAAGTCTTCAATGTATTTATCGATAACCTTGACCTGCGTCTTCCTCGAATAGCACTGTTTTCCACAAGAACCATTAAGGCTGGAGAGGAGCTGACCTTTGACTACCAGATGAAAG GTTCAATAGATCTGACTTCAGATTCTGCTGATGGTCTGAGCTCATCCAGAAAGAGGATCAGAACAGTGTGTAAATGcggagctgtgtgctgcagaggtTATCTCAACTGA
- the SUV39H2 gene encoding histone-lysine N-methyltransferase SUV39H2 isoform X2, translating into MEGWRGAWYVPCLASRETLQELCRKENLICKSIGITNKSLKTYEVEYLCDYKVEEGKEYYLVKWKGWPESSNTWEPQKNLKCPKLLENFLSDKDEYLSRMKGGRALKVRNSVKALKPAVADYIVKKAKQRIALQRWKEELNRKKNHRGMILVENTVDLEGPPIDFYYINEYKPAPGINVINGITTGCECSDCPAEKCCPKEAGFILAYNKRRKLKIQPGLPIYECNSFCRCGPDCPNRIVQKGTQYSLCIFRTNNGRGWGVKTLQKINTNSFVMEYVGEVITSEEAERRGQFYDNQGNTYLFDLDYDSDEFTVDAARYGNVSHFVNHSCDPNLQVFNVFIDNLDLRLPRIALFSTRTIKAGEELTFDYQMKGQALHLTRCPSLTAHNQKLCVHL; encoded by the exons ATGGAGGGCTGGCGAGGAG CTTGGTATGTGCCATGTCTGGCTTCACGTGAGACCCTCCAAGAATTATGTAGGAAGGAAAATCTGATATGTAAATCCATTGGAATCACCAACAAGAGTCTAAAGACTTATGAGGTGGAATATTTGTGTGACTACAAGGTAGAAGAG gGCAAAGAATACTATCTTGTGAAATGGAAAGGATGGCCAGAGTCTTCAAATACTTGGGAACctcagaaaaatctgaaatgccCAAAACTTCTTGAAAACTTTCTTAGTGACAAGGATGAATATTTATCTCGGATGAAAGGAGGCAGAGCCCTGAAAGTGAGAAACAGTGTTAAAGCTTTGAAACCTGCCGTTGCAGATTACATTGTAAAGAAGGCTAAACAAAGAATAGCTctgcagagatggaaagaagaactcaacaggaaaaagaatcatAGAGGAATGATTCTGGTAGAAAACACTGTGGATCTTGAAGGTCCTCCTATAGACTTCTATTACATTAATGAGTATAAACCTGCTCCGggaataaatgtaataaatggaATAACAACTGGCTGTGAATGCTCAGACTGCCCTGCTGAGAAGTGCTGTCCAAAGGaagctggttttattttggcttACAATAAACGAAGGAAGCTGAAAATCCAGCCTGGCTTGCCCATCTATGAATGCAATTCATTTTGCAGGTGTGGCCCTGACTGCCCTAATAGAATAGTACAGAAAGGTACCCAGTATTCTCTTTGCATCTTCAGAACTAACAACGGCCGAGGTTGGGGAGTGAAAACCCTCCAGAAAATTAATACCAACAGTTTTGTGATGGAGTATGTTGGAGAG GTGATTACAAGTGAGGAAGCAGAGAGACGAGGCCAGTTCTATGACAACCAGGGAAATACGTACTTGTTTGACTTGGACTATGACTCAGATGAGTTTACAGTAGATGCAGCTCGATATGGAAACGTGTCCCACTTTGTGAATCACAGT TGTGATCCAAATCTTCAAGTCTTCAATGTATTTATCGATAACCTTGACCTGCGTCTTCCTCGAATAGCACTGTTTTCCACAAGAACCATTAAGGCTGGAGAGGAGCTGACCTTTGACTACCAGATGAAAG GTCAGGCATTGCATCTCACTAGATGTCCCTCACTGACAGCGCACAACCAGAAGCTTTGTGTGCACCTCTAG
- the HSPA14 gene encoding heat shock 70 kDa protein 14, which yields MAAIGVHLGATCACAAVYKDGRADVVANDAGDRVTPAVVAFTENEEVVGLAAKQSRIRSVGNTVVKVKQILGRSSGDPQAEKYIKESKCSVVEKNGKLQYEIDNKLISPEDVAKLIFSKMKETAQSALGSDVNDVVITVPFDFGENQKNALGEAAAAAGFNVMRLIHEPSAALLAYGIGQDSPTGKSNVLVYKLGGTSLSITVIEVNSGIYRVLATDTDDGIGGVCFTEALAQHLASEFQRSCKHDIRGNPRAMMKLMNSADVAKHSLSTLGSANCFVDSLYDGLDFDCNVSRARFELICSSLFTKCVEAIKKLLGQVGFTAEDINKVVLCGGSARIPKLQQLIKDIFPSVELLSSIPPDEVIPIGAAIEAGILLGKENPSLDEEALFIECSAKDILLKGVDETGADKFTVLFPSGTPLPARRQHTLHAPGNASSVCLELYESLGKSPMNEENKFAQIVLQDLDKKEDGLHDILTVLTMKRDGSLHVTCTDQDTGKCEIITVEVAS from the exons ATGGCGGCCATCGGTGTCCACTTGGGCGCCACCTGCGCGTGTGCTGCTGTGTACAAG GACGGCCGTGCTGATGTGGTCGCTAACGACGCCGGAGATAGAGTGACTCCTGCCGTTGTGGCTTTCACAGAGAACGAGGAG GTTGTGGGTTTGGCTGCGAAGCAGAGCAGGATAAGGAGCGTTGGCAACACGGTGGTGAAAGTCAAGCAGATACTGGGGAGGAG TTCTGGAGACCCCCAAGCAGagaaatacattaaagaaagcaaatgttcc GTAGTTGAGAAGAATGGAAAACTTCAATATGAAATAGATAATAAACTTATTAGCCCCGAAGATGTGGCAAAgctcattttcagtaaaatgaaag AAACTGCTCAATCTGCATTGGGTTCAGATGTAAATGACGTTGTTATCACTGTACCATTTGATTTTggagagaatcagaaaaatGCCCTTGG ggaagcagctgcagctgctggttttAATGTTATGAGATTAATTCACGAAccctctgcagctctcctggctTATGGAATTGGCCAAGATTCACCCACTGGGAAAag CAATGTGTTGGTTTATAAACTTGGTGGAACGTCGCTTTCTATCACAGTTATAGAGGTAAACAGCGGAATATATCGTGTGCTTGCTACAGACACAGATGATGGCATTGGCGGAGTGTGCTTCACAGAAGCTTTAGCGCAACACTTGGCATCTGAATTCCAGAG gTCTTGTAAGCACGACATCAGAGGAAATCCCAGGGCTATGATGAAGTTAATGAACAGTGCTGATGTTGCAAAGCACTCATTATCAACGTTGGGAAGTGCAAACTGTTTTGTGGATTCACTTTATGACGGGTTGGATTTTGATTGTAACGTATCCAG ggcCAGGTTTGAACTGATCTGTTCTTCACTTTTTACTAAGTGTGTAGAAGCGATTAAAAAGCTCCTGGGGCAAGTTGGATTTACAGCTGAAGATATCAATAAG GTAGTTTTGTGTGGTGGATCTGCTCGAATCCcaaaactgcagcagctgatcAAAGACATTTTCCCCAGTGTGGAACTACTGAGCTCAATACCTCCAGACGAAGTTATTCCCATTGGTGCAGCAATAGAGGCAGGAATCCTACTAGGGAAAGAAAACCCTTCTCTAGATGAAGAAGCCTTGTTTATTGAGTGTTCTGCTAAGGATATTCTTCTTAAG ggaGTAGATGAGACGGGGGCTGACAAATTCACAGTGCTGTTTCCATCAGGGACACCATTACCAGCTCGAAGGCAGCACACCTTGCATGCTCCTGGAAACGCTTCTTCTGTATGCCTTGAACTGTATGAGTCCTTAGGGAAAAGTCCTATGAACgaagaaaacaaatttgcaCAA aTTGTGCTCCAGGATTTAGACAAAAAGGAGGATGGCCTACATGATATACTGACTGTTCTCACTATGAAAAG GGATGGATCCTTGCATGTTACCTGCACAGATCAAGATACTGGAAAGTGTGAAATCATCACTGTTGAAGTGGCATCATAA